From the genome of Apodemus sylvaticus chromosome 3, mApoSyl1.1, whole genome shotgun sequence, one region includes:
- the Tmem215 gene encoding transmembrane protein 215: protein MRPDDINPRTGLVVALVSVFLVFGFMFTVSGMKGETLGNIPLLAIGPAICLPGIAAIALARKTEGCTKWPENELLWVRKLPCFRKPKDKEVVELLRTPSDLESGKGSSDELAKKAGLRGKQLPQGPGEVPVASSVTTPTPTEEGECQSLVQSGRQEETSRYLDGYCPSASSLAYSALDAKGSAWDRSERPEPEDSIFFVPQDSIIVCSYKQNSPYDRYCCYINQSQGRWDHETIV, encoded by the coding sequence ATGCGTCCTGATGACATAAATCCGAGGACTGGGCTGGTGGTGGCCCTGGTCAGTGTCTTTCTGGTCTTTGGTTTCATGTTCACTGTCTCCGGCATGAAGGGGGAAACTCTGGGGAACATCCCTCTGTTGGCCATCGGGCCGGCCATCTGCCTACCAGGCATTGCAGCCATTGCTCTGGCCAGGAAAACCGAAGGCTGCACCAAGTGGCCAGAGAACGAGCTCCTCTGGGTCCGCAAGTTGCCCTGCTTCAGGAAGCCCAAGGACAAGGAAGTGGTGGAACTCCTGAGGACCCCATCTGACCTGGAGTCCGGCAAGGGGAGCTCGGATGAACTGGCTAAGAAAGCAGGTCTCAGAGGCAAGCAGCTCCCGCAGGGACCAGGTGAGGTGCCTGTGGCAAGCTCCGTTACTACCCCCACTCCCACAGAGGAAGGCGAATGCCAGAGTCTAGTCCAGAGTGGGCGGCAGGAGGAGACGTCCAGATATCTGGATGGCTACTGCCCCTCGGCCAGTTCCCTGGCCTACAGTGCCTTGGATGCCAAGGGCTCAGCCTGGGACAGATCTGAGCGCCCTGAGCCCGAGGACAGCATCTTCTTTGTGCCCCAGGACAGTATCATCGTCTGCTCCTACAAGCAAAACAGCCCCTATGACAGATACTGTTGCTACATCAACCAGAGCCAAGGCAGGTGGGACCACGAGACCATAGTCTGA